A single region of the Fusobacterium sp. DD2 genome encodes:
- a CDS encoding MerR family transcriptional regulator: MKKYYKIGDVSKIYNISTDILRYYEKIGLLIPDTRKSNGYRYYSEKQLWKLSNIRNLRKLGVGLKDIIEFLETRSIDKTEEMIDFQLDKIEKSLRQLRALKNELKGKKESIAFFKKFDKYEVPIISKLKKRYIYLTKGDFREESEINLELKKLKDKAEEDNDFLFTESEIGTIIPLDKWEMGNYYDYCGTFIISREKTSSVLNSGLYLTYFFKGDYQEIGKHYEKLKEYLKNCDYRICGDIIELYHIEIHITENKDEYVTEIQIPLEKI; the protein is encoded by the coding sequence TTGAAAAAATACTATAAAATTGGAGATGTAAGCAAGATATATAATATAAGTACTGACATCTTACGTTACTATGAAAAGATTGGTCTTCTAATTCCTGATACGAGAAAAAGTAATGGATATAGATATTATTCTGAGAAACAGTTATGGAAACTCAGTAACATTAGAAATCTCAGAAAACTAGGCGTAGGTCTAAAGGATATAATTGAATTTTTAGAAACAAGAAGTATTGATAAAACTGAAGAGATGATTGATTTCCAACTGGATAAGATAGAGAAGAGTTTAAGACAGTTAAGAGCATTAAAAAACGAGCTTAAAGGGAAAAAAGAGAGTATTGCTTTTTTTAAAAAGTTTGACAAGTATGAGGTTCCTATTATTTCAAAATTAAAAAAGAGATATATCTATCTCACTAAAGGGGATTTTAGAGAGGAAAGTGAAATCAATCTTGAACTTAAAAAACTTAAAGATAAAGCTGAAGAGGACAATGATTTTCTATTTACAGAGAGTGAAATAGGGACAATTATACCTTTGGATAAATGGGAAATGGGAAATTATTATGATTATTGTGGTACTTTTATCATATCCAGGGAGAAAACCTCTTCTGTTTTAAATTCTGGATTGTATCTTACATATTTTTTTAAAGGAGACTATCAGGAGATAGGAAAACACTATGAAAAACTGAAAGAGTATCTTAAAAATTGTGATTATAGAATATGTGGTGATATAATAGAACTTTATCATATAGAGATACATATTACTGAAAATAAAGATGAGTATGTTACAGAGATACAAATTCCATTGGAAAAAATATAG
- a CDS encoding chromate transporter: MEKGRKLYLKIFSSTFFLSAFTFGGGYVIVPLMRKKFVNEYGWIDEQEMIDLIAIAQSAPGVIAINSSIIIGYKLAGVLGALVSVAGTILPPLFIISIVSMFYLSFKKNPIVNGALEGMQAGVAAVIADVVIKMAMDVGKKRDIISIIVMIGAFIATKYVNIMVIIIVCGLIGIIVNKMKKGKKEE, encoded by the coding sequence ATGGAAAAAGGCAGAAAATTATATTTAAAAATATTTTCATCTACTTTTTTTCTAAGTGCTTTTACATTTGGCGGAGGGTATGTTATTGTCCCACTTATGAGAAAGAAATTTGTAAATGAGTATGGATGGATAGATGAACAGGAAATGATAGATTTAATAGCAATAGCACAGTCAGCACCAGGAGTTATTGCAATTAACTCTTCAATTATAATAGGATATAAATTGGCTGGAGTATTGGGAGCATTAGTTTCAGTAGCAGGAACTATACTGCCACCTCTTTTTATTATTTCAATTGTATCAATGTTTTATCTCTCTTTTAAGAAAAATCCAATTGTCAATGGAGCTCTTGAAGGGATGCAGGCAGGAGTTGCAGCAGTAATTGCAGATGTAGTTATAAAAATGGCAATGGATGTAGGTAAAAAAAGAGATATAATTTCAATAATTGTTATGATAGGTGCTTTTATAGCAACTAAGTATGTAAATATAATGGTAATAATTATTGTGTGTGGACTTATTGGTATAATTGTTAATAAGATGAAAAAAGGTAAAAAGGAGGAATAG